In a single window of the Christensenella timonensis genome:
- a CDS encoding TrmH family RNA methyltransferase — MKEIKSHSNEYIKTLRSLKKKRARDEEGKYIIEGMKTIGEALGAAQEVECILTAEPGGPAAALAKEYGVQVISVPYEIIQQVADTKTPPNDIACVKKQENLPDYGGSFYVALDDVNDPKNLGTIIRTADAAGAEGVFISDTSADFYGPKAQRAAMGSTFHVPIEVCSLPHTLKKLKSTGVQVVAGSLAGQYGIAIPSRKACVVIGNEARGISKDVQELADVLYKIRIYGRAESLNASVAAGIMLYDVRKVLGEQG; from the coding sequence ATGAAAGAGATCAAAAGCCATTCCAATGAATATATCAAGACGCTGCGCTCCCTGAAAAAGAAACGCGCGCGGGATGAAGAAGGCAAATATATCATCGAGGGCATGAAGACGATCGGTGAGGCGCTGGGCGCCGCGCAGGAGGTGGAATGTATCCTGACGGCGGAACCGGGCGGGCCGGCCGCCGCGCTTGCGAAGGAATACGGCGTACAGGTCATTTCCGTGCCCTACGAGATCATCCAGCAGGTCGCGGATACGAAAACGCCTCCCAACGATATCGCCTGCGTCAAAAAGCAGGAGAACCTTCCGGATTACGGCGGCAGCTTTTATGTGGCGCTCGACGATGTAAACGACCCCAAAAACCTGGGGACGATCATCCGTACAGCGGACGCTGCAGGCGCGGAGGGCGTATTCATCTCGGATACCAGCGCAGACTTCTACGGCCCCAAGGCACAGCGTGCGGCCATGGGCTCTACGTTCCATGTGCCAATCGAGGTATGCAGCTTGCCGCATACGCTCAAAAAACTCAAAAGCACGGGCGTACAGGTCGTGGCGGGAAGCCTCGCGGGGCAATATGGGATCGCTATACCGTCCCGGAAGGCGTGCGTGGTCATTGGAAACGAAGCGCGCGGCATATCAAAGGATGTGCAGGAGCTGGCAGATGTGCTGTATAAGATCCGCATATACGGGCGGGCGGAAAGCTTGAACGCAAGCGTCGCCGCGGGTATAATGTTATATGATGTACGCAAGGTATTAGGAGAGCAGGGATAG
- the rplT gene encoding 50S ribosomal protein L20 — protein MARVKRAVSSHKKRRKVFKLAKGYFGAKSKQYKSAKQAVMKSMNYAYTGRKLKKRDMRRLWIVRINAEARQNGLSYSKFMNGLKQNGIDLNRKVLADMAVNDKPAFKELAETAKKKVQA, from the coding sequence ATGGCTAGAGTAAAAAGAGCGGTAAGCTCGCATAAAAAACGCAGGAAAGTATTCAAACTCGCAAAGGGCTATTTCGGAGCGAAGTCCAAGCAATATAAGTCCGCAAAACAGGCGGTCATGAAGTCCATGAATTATGCCTATACAGGCAGGAAGCTGAAAAAGCGCGATATGCGCCGCCTGTGGATCGTGCGGATCAACGCGGAAGCACGGCAGAACGGCCTCAGCTATTCCAAGTTTATGAACGGCCTCAAGCAAAATGGGATCGATCTGAACAGGAAAGTACTGGCTGATATGGCGGTTAACGACAAACCTGCTTTTAAAGAACTGGCGGAAACGGCAAAGAAAAAAGTGCAGGCGTAA
- the rpmI gene encoding 50S ribosomal protein L35: MPKMKTHRGAAKRFSVTKSGRVKRSKAYKSHILNKKSSKRKRNLRKGTYICAAEEKNVRVLIPYK, from the coding sequence ATGCCTAAGATGAAGACACACAGAGGCGCGGCGAAAAGATTCAGCGTCACGAAATCAGGTAGGGTAAAAAGATCCAAAGCGTACAAAAGCCACATATTGAATAAGAAAAGCTCTAAGAGGAAGAGAAATCTCCGCAAGGGTACTTATATTTGTGCGGCAGAAGAAAAGAACGTCAGAGTTCTGATTCCGTACAAATAA
- the infC gene encoding translation initiation factor IF-3 has translation MAEDGRQLGVMSSQEAQRIADEADLDLVNISPKANPPVCKIMDYGKYRFEQNKRQKEAKKNQKIVVLKEMRLSATIDKHDMEVKAKNVRKFLEAGDKVKVSIRFRGRQLAHTEQGRTVMQLFLEMLGDCAAVEKNAKMEGRSMFMILAPKA, from the coding sequence GTGGCCGAGGACGGCAGGCAGCTTGGCGTGATGTCTTCACAGGAGGCGCAAAGAATCGCCGATGAAGCAGATCTTGACCTGGTGAATATTTCGCCAAAGGCGAATCCGCCGGTGTGCAAGATCATGGACTATGGCAAATACCGCTTTGAACAGAATAAACGGCAGAAGGAAGCAAAGAAAAACCAGAAGATCGTTGTCCTAAAAGAAATGCGCCTTTCCGCCACGATCGACAAGCACGATATGGAGGTCAAGGCTAAGAATGTGCGCAAGTTTTTGGAAGCGGGCGACAAGGTCAAGGTGTCCATCCGTTTCCGTGGGAGGCAGCTTGCACATACCGAGCAGGGCAGGACTGTCATGCAGCTGTTCCTGGAAATGCTGGGTGATTGCGCGGCTGTCGAAAAGAATGCCAAAATGGAAGGCAGAAGCATGTTTATGATCCTTGCCCCCAAAGCATAA
- the thrS gene encoding threonine--tRNA ligase, which yields MKIRLADGSVREFKDGMNALQIAKELNQKLGKAAVAAKIDGTVTELTQAVPDGAALEILTFLDEDGKKAVWHTASHVLAQAVKRLYPEAKLAIGPATDSGFYYDFDTERPFTNEDLAKIEKEMKKIVAENIPLTKYTLPRAQAIEKMKAAGEPYKVELIEDLPEDAVISFYEQGTFTDLCAGPHAVSTGRVKVPKLLRTAGAYWRGNENNKMLHRIYGVAFPTQQELDAYLQQLKEAEERDHNKLGRELHYFTTNPLVGQGLPLLMPKGAKTIQLLQRFVEDEEERRGYVITKTPFMAKSDLYKISGHWDHYQDGMFILGDEEKDEEVLALRPMTCPFQYMIYNAEHHSYKDLPIRYAETSTLFRNEASGEMHGLIRVRQFTLAEGHIICTPGQLEEEFLGVLDLIQYNMKILGIENDVTYRFSKWDPNDKGKYIGDAEEWERVQGAMRTILDHTGLKYYEADGEAAFYGPKLDIQFKNVFGKEDTLFTVQIDFALAERFSMTYVDSDGQKKAPYIIHRSSIGCYERTLAMLIEKYAGALPMWMMSEEVRLMNITDEAAEYCHAFARRLRDAGIRASVDDRQEKIGYKIREARNERIPYMLVAGEKEIADGTFAVRRRGEGEIGSMAAEELLGLIVQQDRGKVIF from the coding sequence ATGAAAATCAGACTGGCTGACGGCAGCGTCAGGGAATTTAAGGATGGGATGAACGCTCTTCAGATCGCAAAAGAGCTGAACCAGAAACTTGGGAAAGCCGCAGTTGCGGCAAAGATCGACGGCACGGTGACCGAGCTTACGCAGGCGGTGCCGGACGGCGCGGCCCTTGAGATCCTTACCTTCTTAGACGAAGACGGTAAAAAGGCGGTTTGGCATACGGCTTCGCATGTGCTGGCACAGGCGGTGAAGCGCTTATACCCGGAGGCAAAGCTGGCGATCGGCCCGGCAACGGACAGCGGGTTTTATTATGATTTTGATACGGAGCGCCCGTTTACGAACGAGGATCTTGCAAAGATCGAAAAGGAAATGAAGAAGATCGTGGCGGAAAACATCCCGCTCACAAAATATACGCTGCCGCGCGCACAAGCGATCGAAAAAATGAAAGCGGCGGGAGAGCCTTACAAGGTGGAGCTGATCGAAGACCTTCCGGAGGACGCAGTCATCAGCTTTTACGAGCAGGGCACGTTTACCGACCTGTGCGCGGGGCCGCACGCCGTTTCCACAGGCAGGGTAAAAGTACCCAAGCTGCTGCGTACGGCGGGCGCGTATTGGCGCGGAAACGAAAACAATAAAATGCTGCACCGTATTTACGGCGTGGCGTTTCCCACACAGCAGGAGCTTGACGCCTATCTGCAGCAGTTAAAAGAGGCGGAAGAACGCGACCACAACAAACTGGGACGCGAGCTGCATTACTTTACCACCAATCCGCTGGTGGGACAGGGGCTGCCGCTTCTGATGCCCAAGGGCGCGAAAACGATCCAGCTTTTGCAGCGCTTTGTCGAGGATGAGGAAGAGCGCAGGGGATATGTGATCACCAAAACGCCGTTTATGGCAAAAAGCGACTTGTATAAAATTTCCGGGCACTGGGATCATTACCAGGACGGGATGTTCATACTGGGCGACGAGGAGAAAGACGAGGAAGTGCTGGCGCTGCGGCCGATGACATGCCCGTTCCAGTACATGATCTATAATGCGGAGCACCATTCCTATAAAGACCTGCCCATCCGCTATGCCGAAACGTCCACGCTGTTCCGCAACGAGGCGTCTGGCGAGATGCACGGGCTGATCCGGGTGCGCCAGTTCACGCTTGCCGAAGGGCACATCATTTGTACGCCCGGACAGTTGGAAGAGGAATTTTTGGGCGTGCTCGATTTGATCCAATACAATATGAAGATACTGGGAATCGAAAACGACGTCACATACCGATTTTCCAAATGGGATCCGAACGACAAGGGCAAATATATCGGCGACGCGGAGGAATGGGAACGCGTACAGGGCGCGATGCGCACGATCCTTGACCATACCGGCCTCAAATATTATGAAGCGGACGGAGAAGCGGCGTTTTACGGACCGAAACTCGATATCCAGTTCAAAAACGTGTTCGGCAAGGAAGACACGCTGTTTACGGTGCAGATCGACTTTGCGCTTGCGGAGCGTTTCTCCATGACCTACGTGGACAGCGACGGCCAGAAAAAAGCGCCGTATATCATCCACCGTTCTTCCATCGGGTGCTACGAGCGGACGCTCGCCATGCTGATCGAAAAATATGCGGGGGCACTGCCCATGTGGATGATGAGCGAGGAAGTTCGGCTGATGAACATAACGGACGAAGCGGCGGAATATTGCCACGCGTTCGCGCGGCGGCTGCGTGATGCAGGGATTCGCGCCAGCGTAGACGACCGGCAGGAAAAGATCGGCTATAAGATCCGCGAGGCGAGGAACGAACGCATCCCGTACATGCTGGTGGCGGGCGAAAAAGAGATCGCGGACGGGACATTCGCCGTGCGCCGCAGAGGCGAGGGCGAGATCGGCAGCATGGCGGCGGAGGAGCTGCTTGGCCTGATCGTTCAGCAGGACAGGGGAAAGGTGATTTTTTAA
- a CDS encoding GTP pyrophosphokinase, with translation MDIFKYVDEVVDYYETVQYRYKNIAHDLKHMLEDVIVKNSEYTLNISYRVKELDSVREKLIRNSYYRMHTSKEEVVANIQDIIGIRIECKFNEDEQYVYKLMLQMFSKTDDQIFFYNSKFPKMRFKLNEKQPVKQKNGFDIYKIDARYEDNKGQEDEIRVNFEIQIKSMINMFWGEIEHRIIYKNPSYFMVEQQVIENLVSIKENLNLVDHQLHDLYKRYKRDNSSKLHYRKETIENIVSKLVHDTIARKMKNDLGFVVQFKESCDSIIDYLFIVNNAAQMEDYGRILTDIFYITSNMTGEEMDFRESLELEHGFNTGDQFIDTVGITIQKLMNVDFNWHLYCMILFELERGSNIDDLETFIRYYKGRLTANAELYRLEEVFPAETAQKIKTDLINEMGYVFRRHADIALLYSGGIKELTRALKKTVENIIKDKPDWNKEKSIYLLYLNNSVSVEEIN, from the coding sequence ATGGATATTTTCAAATACGTGGACGAGGTAGTGGATTATTACGAGACCGTCCAGTACCGATACAAAAATATTGCGCACGACCTAAAGCATATGCTGGAAGACGTGATCGTCAAGAATTCGGAGTATACGCTCAATATTTCGTACCGCGTCAAGGAGCTGGACAGCGTGCGCGAAAAGCTGATCCGCAACAGTTATTACCGCATGCATACCTCAAAAGAGGAAGTCGTCGCGAATATACAGGATATCATCGGCATCCGTATCGAGTGTAAATTCAATGAGGACGAGCAATATGTTTATAAGCTGATGCTCCAGATGTTCAGCAAAACGGACGACCAGATCTTTTTTTACAATTCCAAGTTCCCCAAAATGCGCTTTAAGCTGAATGAAAAGCAGCCGGTCAAGCAAAAGAACGGCTTTGATATTTATAAGATCGACGCGCGCTATGAGGACAACAAGGGGCAGGAAGACGAGATCCGTGTGAATTTCGAGATACAGATCAAGTCCATGATCAACATGTTCTGGGGCGAGATCGAGCACCGGATTATCTATAAGAACCCGTCATACTTTATGGTGGAGCAGCAGGTGATTGAAAACCTGGTTTCCATCAAGGAAAACCTGAACCTGGTCGACCACCAGCTGCACGACTTATATAAGAGGTACAAACGCGACAACAGCTCCAAACTGCATTACCGCAAGGAAACCATCGAAAACATCGTTTCTAAGCTGGTACACGATACGATCGCGCGCAAGATGAAAAATGACTTGGGTTTTGTGGTGCAGTTCAAGGAAAGCTGCGACAGTATCATCGACTATCTCTTTATTGTGAACAACGCGGCGCAGATGGAAGATTACGGCCGGATATTGACGGACATTTTCTACATCACCAGCAACATGACCGGGGAAGAGATGGATTTCCGCGAATCGTTGGAATTGGAGCACGGATTCAATACGGGAGACCAGTTCATCGATACGGTGGGGATCACCATCCAGAAGCTGATGAATGTGGATTTCAACTGGCACCTCTACTGCATGATCCTGTTTGAACTGGAACGCGGCAGCAACATCGACGACCTGGAGACATTTATCCGTTATTACAAGGGGAGGCTGACCGCCAACGCGGAGCTTTACCGTTTGGAGGAAGTGTTCCCGGCGGAGACCGCGCAGAAGATCAAGACGGACCTGATCAACGAGATGGGATATGTGTTCCGCCGCCATGCGGATATCGCGCTGTTATACAGCGGGGGCATCAAAGAGCTGACGCGGGCCCTTAAAAAGACGGTGGAGAACATCATCAAGGACAAGCCCGACTGGAACAAGGAAAAATCCATTTACCTCCTATACCTCAACAACAGCGTGAGCGTAGAGGAGATCAATTGA
- the nadE gene encoding NAD(+) synthase: protein MKQRLILNDISPDFKRDTQTRGEYIEKKKKQIIGFVERYLERSDAKGIVLGISGGVDSFLVGALCAVACENAKRKLYLVLLPNGQQADIEDARACVRRIMEINPQAMCDTVSIAGGYAGALGDLKGARGFSKDAYTLGNLQPRLRMMYQYALSKGMLVAGTDHATEAITGFYTKFGDGGSDLNPIQELVKDDIYEMSRTFGAPEAVMVKQPAAGLGISATDEEELGIRYDDICAYLKGHSIAGDVREKLEAAYDRSAHKRALPASLKDEYHEKKSAVHIHVGQVGDERILKTTIADINAHPEQIVLYIGQYPPEQAFYDEVVKTVNTPIAHYNMFCVKDGEAVNSTFGNLTGCLKRKLVSKVVVSGEVGTALSDAVVWLMHNGFEVTLLKDCLTRIKK from the coding sequence ATGAAACAAAGGCTCATACTAAACGACATCTCCCCGGACTTTAAACGGGATACGCAGACGCGGGGGGAATATATCGAAAAAAAGAAAAAGCAGATTATCGGCTTTGTGGAGCGCTATCTTGAGCGCTCGGACGCCAAAGGGATCGTGCTCGGCATTTCGGGCGGCGTGGACAGCTTCCTTGTGGGGGCTCTGTGCGCCGTTGCGTGCGAAAACGCAAAGAGGAAGCTCTACCTTGTCCTCCTTCCCAATGGGCAGCAGGCTGATATTGAGGACGCGCGTGCCTGCGTCAGGCGGATCATGGAAATAAACCCGCAGGCCATGTGCGATACGGTATCCATCGCGGGAGGCTATGCCGGGGCGCTTGGCGACCTCAAAGGGGCGCGGGGGTTTTCCAAGGACGCGTATACGCTGGGAAACTTGCAGCCGCGGCTGCGGATGATGTACCAGTATGCGCTTAGCAAGGGGATGCTTGTCGCGGGTACGGATCACGCGACCGAAGCGATCACAGGGTTCTATACCAAATTCGGCGACGGCGGAAGCGATTTGAACCCCATCCAGGAGTTGGTGAAGGACGATATCTATGAGATGTCGCGGACGTTTGGCGCACCGGAGGCGGTGATGGTAAAACAGCCGGCGGCGGGCCTGGGTATCTCGGCAACGGACGAGGAAGAGTTGGGCATCCGTTACGACGATATCTGCGCATACCTCAAAGGCCACAGTATCGCAGGCGACGTACGGGAGAAGCTGGAGGCGGCTTACGACCGTTCGGCGCACAAACGCGCCTTGCCGGCGTCTTTAAAGGACGAATACCATGAGAAAAAGAGCGCGGTACATATCCATGTGGGACAGGTCGGCGACGAACGGATCCTGAAAACGACGATCGCTGACATCAACGCGCACCCGGAACAGATCGTGCTGTATATCGGGCAGTATCCGCCGGAACAGGCGTTCTACGACGAGGTCGTCAAGACGGTCAACACGCCCATCGCGCATTACAACATGTTTTGCGTAAAGGATGGGGAAGCGGTAAACAGTACGTTTGGGAACCTGACGGGCTGCCTGAAACGCAAGCTGGTAAGCAAGGTCGTGGTTTCGGGCGAGGTGGGCACGGCGCTTTCGGATGCCGTGGTCTGGCTGATGCACAACGGGTTCGAGGTGACCCTGTTAAAGGACTGCCTGACAAGGATCAAAAAGTAA
- a CDS encoding helix-turn-helix transcriptional regulator, with protein MNNKATSTERQLFILSLLAQKKSGYTINEIIDSLKRMADIDATRRMVVRDMDYISQNFFVYEEEVGGRTVYKADKYALSDMDFSIAEVLSLYFTREVLESYKTLDIAKNALKILDKILGKMPELSRSAMENVEKMIKIVPASAAEEETDEEILEAVQAALQESRSLQIVYSSFSTGETVTRKFDPYVLEVREGCWHTIGHCHLRGAVRDLRLSRMEEAKILSDTFSIPKRFYEEYQKTRFDKLAGDTACDVEVRFTGDAARLVKEFHAHKADRLEEKGGALLFYKKAALTPDLMSWILSFGAQAEVLAPGELKEAAAREARAMAERYKAVSK; from the coding sequence ATGAATAATAAAGCTACCAGCACAGAGCGGCAGCTGTTCATCTTGTCGTTGCTGGCACAAAAAAAGAGCGGTTATACGATCAATGAAATCATCGATTCGCTGAAGCGCATGGCGGACATCGACGCGACAAGGCGTATGGTGGTGCGGGATATGGACTATATCTCGCAGAATTTCTTTGTCTACGAGGAAGAGGTCGGCGGAAGGACTGTCTATAAAGCGGACAAATATGCGCTTTCCGACATGGATTTTTCCATTGCGGAGGTGCTGTCGCTTTACTTCACGCGTGAGGTACTGGAGTCTTATAAAACGCTTGATATTGCAAAAAACGCACTCAAGATACTCGATAAGATACTCGGCAAGATGCCTGAGCTTTCGCGGAGTGCGATGGAAAATGTCGAGAAAATGATCAAAATCGTTCCTGCTTCGGCAGCGGAAGAGGAAACGGACGAGGAAATACTGGAGGCGGTGCAGGCTGCTCTGCAGGAGTCGCGCAGCCTGCAGATCGTATACAGTTCCTTTTCCACAGGGGAAACGGTAACGCGCAAATTCGATCCGTATGTGCTGGAAGTGCGCGAGGGCTGCTGGCATACGATCGGGCATTGCCACCTGCGCGGCGCGGTACGCGACCTGCGGCTGTCGCGCATGGAGGAAGCCAAGATACTGTCGGATACATTCAGCATACCCAAACGGTTTTATGAGGAATACCAGAAAACGCGCTTCGATAAGCTGGCGGGGGATACGGCCTGCGACGTGGAGGTGCGTTTTACCGGCGACGCGGCGCGGCTGGTGAAGGAATTCCACGCGCATAAGGCAGACCGGCTGGAGGAAAAAGGCGGCGCGCTCCTCTTTTATAAGAAAGCGGCGCTCACGCCAGACCTGATGTCGTGGATCCTTTCGTTCGGCGCGCAGGCGGAGGTGCTGGCCCCGGGCGAACTCAAGGAAGCGGCAGCGCGTGAAGCAAGGGCAATGGCAGAACGATATAAGGCGGTAAGTAAATGA
- the araD gene encoding L-ribulose-5-phosphate 4-epimerase AraD — protein MLEGIKIEVYKANMELEKYGLVMLRWGNISAMDEHTGYIVIKPSRIPYSKIKPDDMIVCDLEGKIIEGAHTPSSDLFTHLEIYRSFKEVRSVAHTHSKWATVFAQAGKSIPNLGTTHADFFKHDIPVTRTMTAEEVARDYEKNTGKVIVDAFTLKNPMTTPAVLVKNHGPFVWGKDIPQTVDNAAALEYVAEMAFYTMRLNTDAEMNEYLIDKHTERKQARTHE, from the coding sequence ATGCTTGAAGGGATCAAGATCGAGGTATACAAGGCGAACATGGAGCTGGAAAAATACGGCCTTGTGATGCTGCGGTGGGGCAACATTTCGGCGATGGACGAGCATACGGGGTATATCGTCATCAAACCGAGCCGCATCCCGTACTCCAAGATCAAACCGGACGACATGATCGTCTGCGATCTGGAAGGAAAGATCATCGAAGGGGCGCATACGCCGTCTTCCGACCTGTTTACACACCTTGAGATATACCGGTCCTTTAAAGAGGTGCGCAGTGTGGCGCATACCCATTCCAAATGGGCGACCGTATTCGCGCAGGCGGGCAAGAGCATCCCCAACCTCGGTACGACGCATGCGGACTTTTTTAAGCACGATATCCCGGTCACGCGTACGATGACAGCCGAAGAAGTCGCACGGGACTATGAAAAGAATACCGGTAAAGTCATTGTGGACGCCTTTACCTTGAAGAACCCCATGACCACGCCTGCGGTGCTGGTCAAAAACCACGGGCCGTTCGTGTGGGGCAAGGATATCCCGCAGACGGTGGATAATGCGGCGGCGCTCGAATATGTCGCGGAAATGGCCTTTTATACCATGCGGCTCAATACCGATGCGGAAATGAACGAATACCTGATCGACAAGCATACTGAAAGGAAACAGGCCAGAACGCATGAATAA
- a CDS encoding L-lactate MFS transporter, protein MKSQNKFLPLFAGAIIQLCIGIIYIWSIFQPAVMEYYAWSAADASVTFSIMLATFVLGIVLGGRLNDKKGPRPVVFLGGAMFVAGILLSSFVPQNMPWLIYVFYGGMAGFGVGAAYTSTISCAQKWFLDKRGFATGIIVCTFGASTVVFTPIVNTLLKAVGVSQTFLILAVIFAVVILVFGWFVKNPSREYMDAFHVALPDLSRQKQYAPLEMVKTKYYYFIFLSMMLLTPAYFIINPLLKSLGELRNLSEAAALAGVMVTGIASAAGRLVAPWLSDKIGRRNVLFVLYLVTLVCILLLTFAQSYLFIVLIALIAFAFGGSAGVFPAVTADYFGIKNNGVNYGLIMIAFAVSGLLFPAIAKVVTIDGIPTPWTFIIPAAACVVGIIVTALLKNDSAKKAGQS, encoded by the coding sequence TTGAAATCACAGAACAAATTCCTGCCGCTTTTTGCCGGCGCAATCATCCAGCTTTGTATCGGTATCATTTATATCTGGAGCATTTTCCAGCCGGCTGTCATGGAATATTATGCATGGAGCGCGGCAGACGCTTCTGTTACATTCTCCATCATGCTTGCCACCTTTGTTTTAGGCATCGTTTTAGGCGGGCGCTTAAACGATAAAAAGGGGCCGCGCCCCGTCGTCTTTTTAGGCGGTGCGATGTTTGTAGCGGGCATACTGCTGTCGTCGTTCGTGCCGCAAAACATGCCTTGGCTAATCTACGTCTTTTACGGCGGCATGGCGGGTTTCGGCGTGGGCGCTGCCTATACGTCCACCATCTCGTGCGCGCAAAAATGGTTCCTCGACAAAAGAGGCTTCGCCACGGGCATCATCGTCTGCACGTTCGGCGCATCCACCGTTGTATTCACACCCATCGTCAATACGCTTTTAAAGGCGGTCGGCGTATCGCAGACCTTCCTTATCCTTGCGGTCATTTTTGCCGTGGTCATCCTGGTCTTCGGCTGGTTTGTTAAAAACCCGTCCAGGGAATATATGGATGCGTTCCACGTGGCGCTGCCCGACCTTTCCCGGCAGAAACAATATGCGCCGCTTGAAATGGTCAAAACGAAATATTACTATTTCATCTTCCTGTCCATGATGCTCTTGACGCCCGCATATTTTATCATCAATCCATTATTAAAGTCCCTGGGCGAGCTGCGCAACCTAAGCGAGGCCGCGGCGCTGGCAGGCGTCATGGTCACGGGCATCGCCTCGGCTGCGGGCCGCCTGGTCGCCCCGTGGCTGTCCGACAAGATCGGGCGCAGGAATGTGCTTTTTGTGCTCTACCTGGTCACGCTCGTGTGTATCCTGCTGCTGACGTTTGCACAAAGCTACCTGTTCATCGTGCTCATCGCGCTGATCGCCTTCGCATTCGGCGGAAGCGCAGGCGTGTTCCCGGCGGTCACGGCGGATTACTTCGGCATCAAAAACAACGGCGTCAACTATGGCCTCATCATGATCGCTTTTGCGGTCTCCGGCCTGTTGTTTCCCGCCATTGCCAAGGTGGTCACCATCGACGGCATCCCGACACCATGGACGTTCATCATTCCGGCTGCGGCCTGTGTTGTGGGCATTATCGTGACAGCGCTGCTAAAAAATGATTCGGCAAAAAAGGCCGGCCAATCCTAA
- a CDS encoding PaaI family thioesterase, with protein MDIERVKKFFEMDRFVKGLGIVIDSAGEGECVCSALIEDKHLNAGNVVQGGMIFTIADFTFAVAANCKHGNVVSLSNNITYNRPPKGKKLIASAKEISATRRTCLYEVEVCDELGTNVAYVTVTGFIKEGSIGL; from the coding sequence TTGGATATTGAACGTGTAAAAAAGTTTTTTGAGATGGATCGCTTTGTAAAAGGACTGGGGATCGTGATCGACAGCGCGGGAGAAGGCGAATGTGTTTGCAGCGCGCTGATCGAGGACAAGCACCTGAATGCGGGCAATGTGGTGCAGGGAGGCATGATCTTTACGATCGCGGATTTTACATTTGCGGTCGCGGCAAACTGCAAGCATGGCAACGTGGTTTCCCTGTCAAACAACATCACCTATAACCGGCCGCCGAAAGGCAAGAAACTGATCGCAAGCGCAAAAGAGATATCGGCAACGCGCAGGACATGCCTGTACGAGGTGGAGGTTTGTGACGAGCTTGGTACGAACGTCGCCTACGTGACGGTCACAGGTTTCATCAAGGAAGGAAGCATCGGGCTTTAA
- the deoC gene encoding deoxyribose-phosphate aldolase, whose amino-acid sequence MFSLEDLPRMIDMTSIYADSQLKDIDRVCDIAKAYHCASTIAFPCYLSYTIKNTIGYDDVLHGSVTGFPFGGELTSAKVYEAKQLELMGAQEIDMVMNVGAFLSGNQKYTKQDMTTVCESVKVPVKVIIETSFLNDAQIATAAELAVAAGAEFVKTSTGLHGRPTTVHMIKTIKDAIGDSALIKAAGGIRDVDTMLEMIDAGASRFGLGVRSAEPILREIDTRLARESLMDYIK is encoded by the coding sequence ATGTTTTCACTTGAAGATCTTCCCAGGATGATTGATATGACTTCTATTTACGCGGATTCGCAGCTGAAAGATATCGACCGCGTGTGCGATATCGCCAAGGCATACCATTGCGCTTCGACGATCGCCTTTCCCTGCTATCTTTCCTATACGATCAAGAATACCATCGGTTACGACGACGTCCTGCACGGAAGCGTCACCGGCTTTCCCTTTGGCGGCGAGCTTACGTCCGCAAAGGTATATGAAGCAAAGCAACTGGAGCTGATGGGCGCACAGGAGATCGATATGGTCATGAACGTCGGCGCATTTTTGTCCGGCAACCAAAAATATACGAAACAGGATATGACGACCGTATGCGAGTCTGTTAAAGTCCCGGTCAAGGTCATCATCGAGACGTCGTTTTTAAATGATGCGCAGATCGCCACGGCCGCAGAGCTCGCGGTCGCCGCGGGTGCGGAATTTGTCAAGACGAGCACGGGGCTCCACGGCAGGCCCACGACCGTGCACATGATCAAAACCATCAAGGATGCGATCGGCGACAGCGCCCTGATCAAAGCGGCGGGCGGTATCCGCGATGTGGATACGATGCTTGAAATGATCGACGCGGGCGCCAGCCGTTTTGGCCTCGGCGTACGCAGTGCAGAGCCTATTCTCCGTGAAATCGATACGCGGCTTGCACGGGAAAGCCTGATGGATTATATCAAATAG